In the genome of Luteitalea sp., one region contains:
- a CDS encoding FAD-binding protein — protein sequence MQSAPKAPAQPKYEDEQKVVTAQLAQSRAEAARITPGKEPYDVIVIGSGAAGGMAAYQLATAGVKVLLLEAGRLLDPMKEYRTMEWPYATERRHRLPPDEHALDVAEYNMIDRPYGTAPQLEKHKKLLSYSGNTFTRSWLVNEKEHPTTGTRYAWVRARILGGKTNLWGRVALRLSDYDFKAASRDGFGEDWPISYADIAPYYDQVDDLLGISGTVENLAQLPDSKFQRAVKLNCPEMVLKTAVAKMGRHIIPGRAGVTTDGVANKYRSRCMGRGRCGRGCDLQAPMHSPTALIFPARDTGNLTVRPNSIAAEILVDPSTSKASGVRVIDSETRDVLDFKSRVVVVAASTLESTRLLLLSKSEQHANGLANSSGLVGHHFCEHIMGPRASGFLPVFKGRASSLDDGRPQSAYIVRFRNIEEKHPAFLRGYGFQGGGGCAEYPGFAHDLSGFGSPFKKQVRVHYPATISIGAFGEVLPRHENRVELDPAVKDAWGSPVLRFDYRFGDNELAMAKDMADTAEEMLHAAGAENIKVTRDVLTEGWSIHELGTARMGTDPKKSVTNSFGQTHDVKNLFVVDGSIFVSAGCQNPTWTILALCWRGMDYLKEEMKRRTI from the coding sequence ATGCAATCCGCACCAAAGGCACCCGCGCAGCCGAAATACGAAGACGAGCAGAAGGTCGTGACGGCGCAGCTCGCGCAGTCGCGCGCGGAGGCTGCACGTATCACGCCGGGCAAGGAACCGTACGACGTGATTGTGATCGGTTCGGGCGCGGCCGGCGGCATGGCCGCGTACCAGCTCGCGACCGCCGGCGTGAAGGTCTTACTGCTCGAAGCGGGCCGCCTCTTGGATCCCATGAAGGAATACCGCACGATGGAGTGGCCGTACGCGACGGAGCGACGCCATCGACTGCCGCCAGACGAGCACGCGCTCGACGTCGCCGAGTACAACATGATCGACCGGCCGTACGGCACGGCGCCGCAGTTGGAGAAGCACAAGAAGCTGCTCTCCTATTCTGGCAACACCTTCACGCGCAGTTGGCTCGTCAACGAGAAGGAGCATCCGACCACCGGCACGCGGTACGCCTGGGTGCGCGCGCGCATCTTGGGCGGCAAGACCAACCTCTGGGGCCGCGTCGCCCTGCGATTGTCGGATTACGACTTCAAAGCGGCCAGCCGTGATGGCTTCGGTGAGGATTGGCCGATCTCGTACGCGGACATTGCTCCGTACTACGACCAGGTCGACGACCTGCTCGGCATCAGTGGCACGGTCGAGAACCTCGCGCAGCTGCCCGACAGCAAGTTCCAGCGAGCGGTCAAGCTCAATTGTCCGGAGATGGTCCTGAAGACCGCGGTTGCCAAGATGGGGCGGCACATCATCCCCGGCCGCGCGGGTGTCACGACCGACGGTGTGGCGAACAAGTACCGCTCGCGTTGCATGGGGCGAGGACGATGTGGTCGCGGCTGCGATCTGCAAGCACCGATGCACTCGCCGACCGCGCTCATCTTTCCGGCGCGCGACACCGGGAATCTGACGGTGCGGCCGAACTCGATAGCGGCGGAGATCCTGGTCGATCCCTCGACGAGCAAGGCCAGCGGTGTCCGCGTCATCGACTCGGAGACGCGCGACGTGCTCGATTTCAAATCGCGCGTCGTCGTCGTCGCAGCCTCCACGCTCGAGAGCACGCGGCTCCTGCTCCTCTCCAAGTCGGAGCAGCACGCCAATGGGCTGGCGAACTCATCGGGCCTCGTGGGACATCACTTCTGCGAGCACATCATGGGGCCCAGAGCAAGCGGCTTCCTTCCAGTCTTCAAGGGGCGTGCGTCCAGCCTCGACGATGGCCGGCCGCAAAGCGCCTACATCGTCCGGTTCCGGAACATCGAGGAGAAGCATCCCGCGTTTCTGCGTGGTTATGGGTTCCAAGGCGGTGGGGGCTGTGCCGAGTACCCAGGCTTCGCGCACGACCTCTCCGGCTTTGGATCGCCGTTCAAGAAGCAAGTGCGTGTGCACTATCCGGCGACCATCAGCATCGGTGCGTTTGGCGAGGTCTTGCCGCGGCACGAGAATCGGGTGGAGCTCGATCCTGCGGTGAAGGACGCGTGGGGGAGCCCTGTCCTCCGCTTCGACTACCGCTTCGGTGACAACGAGCTGGCGATGGCCAAGGACATGGCGGACACCGCGGAGGAGATGCTGCACGCGGCGGGCGCCGAGAACATCAAGGTGACGCGCGACGTGCTGACCGAAGGCTGGTCGATTCACGAGCTCGGCACGGCACGCATGGGGACCGACCCGAAGAAGTCTGTTACGAACTCCTTCGGCCAGACGCATGACGTCAAGAACCTCTTCGTCGTCGACGGAAGCATCTTCGTGTCGGCCGGCTGCCAGAACCCGACCTGGACGATCCTGGCGCTCTGCTGGCGCGGGATGGATTACCTCAAGGAAGAGATGAAGAGACGGACCATCTAG
- a CDS encoding glucose 1-dehydrogenase codes for MAFRGLDLTGRVAVVVGGTSGIGRALAMGLAEAGADVVATGRRTALVEEVAAEIERRGRRTVRCPADVGDRASLEQLRDETLRTLGAADILVNCAGRTKRAVTLTQPEEEWKGILETNLTGTWRVCQVFAPVMVERRWGRIINIASLGSFVSLHEVAAYSASKMAVASLTKSLAIELAPHGVSVNAIAPGVFRTELNAQLLDGTPRGQEFLLRTPMKRFGHVEELQGAAVLLASESASFITGHVLVVDGGFLASGVNQ; via the coding sequence ATGGCATTTCGTGGACTCGATCTCACTGGGCGTGTGGCGGTTGTTGTTGGCGGGACGTCAGGCATCGGTCGCGCCTTGGCGATGGGGCTCGCAGAGGCAGGGGCCGACGTCGTGGCGACGGGGCGCCGGACGGCGCTCGTCGAGGAAGTCGCGGCCGAGATCGAGCGGCGCGGGCGGCGCACAGTGCGATGTCCGGCGGACGTCGGCGACCGCGCCTCGCTCGAGCAGCTGCGCGACGAGACACTGAGAACGCTGGGCGCCGCCGATATTCTGGTCAATTGCGCAGGGCGCACCAAGCGCGCGGTGACGCTCACCCAGCCGGAGGAGGAGTGGAAGGGTATCCTCGAGACGAACCTCACCGGCACCTGGCGGGTGTGTCAGGTCTTTGCGCCGGTCATGGTCGAGCGCCGCTGGGGCCGCATCATCAACATTGCATCGCTGGGATCGTTCGTGTCGCTTCACGAGGTCGCGGCGTATTCGGCCAGCAAGATGGCGGTGGCGTCGCTCACCAAGTCGTTGGCGATCGAGCTCGCGCCGCACGGCGTGAGCGTCAACGCAATTGCGCCTGGCGTCTTCCGAACGGAGCTGAACGCACAGCTGCTCGATGGTACGCCGCGCGGGCAAGAGTTCCTGCTGCGCACTCCGATGAAGCGCTTCGGCCATGTCGAAGAGCTGCAAGGCGCTGCCGTGCTCCTGGCGTCGGAGTCGGCCAGCTTCATCACGGGCCATGTGCTGGTTGTCGACGGCGGGTTCCTCGCGAGCGGCGTCAATCAATGA
- a CDS encoding gfo/Idh/MocA family oxidoreductase has translation MKRVGMGIVGAGFVGPHHLDAVRRLGFVDVVGIAASSEASAKAKAEQLGVPKSYASYEALIRDPDIQVVHNTTPNYLHYPVNLAVIEAGKHIVSDKPLAMNAVEARKLLDGARAKGVVHAVTFNYRGNPLVQQMRLMIARGDIGRPHFVFGQYLQDWLLLDTDYSWRLEPDKGGASSALGDVGSHWCDVAQHVSGTRITEVLADLSTTIPKRKKPTGSREAFAAARADEQLEEVEMKVEDLATVLVRFDSGARGVFSVSQVSAGHKNDLFLEVNGATGSLRWYQEQQNELWIGRRDQPNQLLLKDPSLLDEPARRYAHLPGGHQEAWTDAFCNVMRDVYGYIAEGRDPRSDEQPPAFATFEDGYRANCLVDAMLESARAGNKWVKVEY, from the coding sequence ATGAAGCGTGTTGGCATGGGTATCGTTGGCGCCGGCTTTGTCGGCCCGCATCATCTCGACGCCGTGCGGCGGTTGGGGTTCGTGGACGTGGTGGGCATTGCTGCGAGCAGCGAGGCATCGGCGAAGGCCAAGGCGGAGCAGCTCGGTGTGCCGAAGTCGTACGCGAGCTATGAAGCGCTCATTCGAGACCCGGACATTCAGGTGGTTCACAACACCACGCCGAACTACCTGCACTATCCCGTCAACCTCGCAGTCATCGAAGCGGGCAAGCACATCGTCTCGGACAAGCCGCTGGCGATGAATGCCGTGGAGGCCCGCAAGCTGCTCGATGGCGCCCGCGCCAAGGGTGTCGTTCATGCCGTGACGTTCAACTATCGGGGCAACCCGCTCGTGCAGCAGATGCGACTCATGATCGCGCGCGGCGACATCGGCCGGCCGCACTTCGTGTTCGGCCAGTACCTGCAGGACTGGCTATTGCTGGACACCGACTACTCGTGGCGGCTCGAGCCGGACAAGGGTGGCGCCTCGTCGGCGCTCGGTGATGTTGGCTCACACTGGTGCGACGTGGCGCAGCACGTGTCCGGCACACGCATTACCGAGGTCCTTGCTGATCTGTCGACGACCATTCCGAAGCGCAAGAAGCCGACCGGCTCGCGCGAGGCGTTTGCGGCGGCCAGGGCCGACGAGCAGTTGGAAGAAGTGGAGATGAAGGTCGAGGACCTCGCGACAGTGCTCGTGCGGTTCGACTCGGGCGCGCGGGGCGTGTTCTCCGTGAGCCAGGTGAGCGCCGGCCACAAGAATGACCTGTTCCTCGAAGTGAACGGCGCAACCGGGTCGCTGCGTTGGTACCAGGAGCAGCAAAACGAGCTCTGGATTGGCCGACGCGACCAGCCGAACCAGCTCCTGCTGAAGGACCCGTCGCTGCTCGACGAGCCGGCACGCCGGTATGCGCACCTCCCCGGCGGACACCAAGAAGCCTGGACCGATGCGTTCTGTAACGTGATGCGCGACGTGTACGGTTACATCGCCGAGGGACGGGATCCGAGGAGTGACGAGCAACCACCCGCGTTTGCCACCTTCGAGGACGGCTACCGCGCAAACTGCCTGGTGGATGCCATGCTCGAGAGCGCAAGGGCAGGCAACAAGTGGGTGAAGGTCGAGTATTGA
- a CDS encoding gfo/Idh/MocA family oxidoreductase has translation MTVHVGILGGGNISDTHAHAASALPDVRVSAVCGANREKAERLAARHEAVAYSDIEAFLSHRPLELVAIGSPSGLHGEQIAAAIARGLPVLVEKPLEISTARVDRIIDAVDRTGLAVGVFFQERCAPDLEALKNDLAAGVLGRLTLATAQVKWYRPLEYYSKSRWRGTWALDGGGALMNQGIHTVDLLLWLMGDIERVFAWTRTTLHAIEVEDTVVALLEFASGAVATLEATTAAYPGANRRIEITGTRGTIVVEQDRVVRRDLIDATAESRPSGAHVGATASASSPVVADATPHRRVFEDFLAALDNGSRPRCDVREGRRSVAVVEAIYESARRGTPVEIDRPAGDTV, from the coding sequence ATGACGGTTCATGTGGGAATCCTTGGGGGGGGCAACATCAGCGATACGCACGCCCACGCCGCGTCGGCGCTGCCGGACGTGCGCGTGAGCGCGGTCTGCGGCGCGAACCGCGAGAAAGCGGAGCGCTTGGCGGCGCGGCACGAGGCGGTCGCTTACAGCGACATCGAGGCGTTTCTGTCACACCGGCCTCTCGAGCTGGTGGCCATCGGCAGCCCCTCTGGCCTGCACGGCGAGCAGATTGCCGCCGCCATCGCCCGCGGCCTGCCAGTCCTCGTGGAAAAGCCACTGGAGATCAGCACGGCGCGTGTCGATCGCATCATCGACGCCGTCGATCGCACCGGGCTCGCCGTTGGCGTCTTCTTCCAGGAGCGGTGCGCCCCGGACCTCGAAGCGCTCAAGAACGACTTGGCGGCAGGCGTTCTGGGCCGGCTCACGCTCGCCACGGCACAGGTGAAGTGGTATCGTCCACTCGAGTACTACAGTAAGTCACGATGGCGCGGCACGTGGGCGCTCGACGGCGGTGGTGCGTTGATGAACCAGGGCATCCACACCGTGGACCTGCTGCTCTGGTTGATGGGCGACATCGAGCGCGTCTTCGCATGGACACGCACGACGCTGCACGCCATCGAGGTGGAGGACACGGTCGTGGCGCTGCTCGAGTTCGCCAGCGGCGCCGTCGCCACCCTCGAAGCCACTACGGCGGCGTACCCTGGGGCCAACCGGCGCATCGAGATCACCGGAACCCGCGGTACGATCGTGGTCGAGCAGGATCGTGTCGTTCGTCGCGATCTCATCGATGCCACGGCAGAGTCGCGTCCCTCCGGCGCCCACGTCGGTGCCACGGCGAGCGCCAGCTCACCCGTGGTCGCCGACGCGACACCGCATCGCCGCGTCTTCGAGGACTTTCTCGCCGCGCTCGATAATGGCTCGCGTCCTCGATGCGATGTGCGCGAAGGTCGTCGTAGCGTCGCGGTCGTCGAGGCCATTTACGAGTCGGCACGACGCGGCACGCCGGTGGAGATCGATAGGCCAGCGGGTGACACGGTGTGA
- a CDS encoding FCD domain-containing protein, with the protein MVRAPKSPEQMTVNQVVGFVRDLIERGEAGPGARLPSERELAARIGVSRPSVRAGLQALAAMGVIHTRHGAGTFIADGPPMLATGPLSFLVALHKFTAEEMFEARRVLEIAATGLAAERATGEDLAAIADEMASMFASLGDPQTFLVHDIRFHRAVATASQNPILASLVEMISAMFYERRRRNVGRERDLKQAAEMHRTIYNWLRARNPEAARAAMSQHLAQSQAMSTEGIDRFPVSLLTPFDTTRDAAGPPRGSSHADEPGAPPKR; encoded by the coding sequence ATGGTCCGGGCACCCAAGTCGCCGGAGCAGATGACGGTGAACCAGGTGGTCGGCTTCGTCCGCGATCTCATCGAGCGAGGTGAGGCGGGCCCGGGCGCGCGGTTGCCCTCCGAGCGGGAGCTGGCCGCGCGTATCGGCGTCAGCCGGCCGAGCGTTCGCGCTGGATTGCAGGCGCTCGCGGCCATGGGGGTGATTCACACGCGGCACGGCGCAGGGACGTTCATTGCCGACGGTCCGCCGATGCTGGCGACCGGGCCCCTCAGCTTCCTCGTCGCGTTGCACAAGTTCACTGCCGAAGAGATGTTCGAGGCGCGGCGGGTGCTCGAGATTGCCGCCACCGGCCTCGCGGCTGAGCGGGCGACGGGTGAGGATCTTGCCGCCATTGCCGACGAGATGGCCAGCATGTTTGCGTCGCTCGGGGATCCGCAGACGTTCCTGGTACACGACATCCGATTCCACCGCGCCGTGGCGACCGCCTCCCAAAACCCAATCCTCGCCTCGCTCGTCGAAATGATATCGGCGATGTTCTATGAGCGCCGGCGCCGCAACGTCGGCCGGGAGCGCGATCTCAAGCAGGCGGCCGAAATGCACCGCACCATCTACAACTGGCTGCGCGCCCGCAATCCGGAAGCGGCACGGGCGGCGATGAGCCAGCATCTCGCGCAGTCCCAAGCGATGAGCACCGAGGGGATTGACCGTTTTCCGGTCTCACTCCTGACCCCATTCGATACGACCCGGGACGCAGCCGGTCCGCCGCGAGGCAGCAGCCACGCCGACGAGCCAGGAGCACCTCCGAAGCGATGA
- a CDS encoding FCD domain-containing protein — protein MTSTVDVSALTRFHSVAAEKVVAHVRQLIEHGGLKPGDRLPAERELAVHIGVSRPSVRAGLRALAAMGVVQSRHGAGTFIRGGPPMLGSEPLSFLAALHGFTPTEMFEARRVLEVGVAGLAAERATGDQLATIAEEITGMYASMDDKQAFLVHDIRFHRAVATSSGNPILASLVEMVSALFYEHRRQTAGRAHGPQLKEAADLHRTIYQALRAHDPDRARNAMDRHLRTSRERLLAEDTSGEPANGGPEAAAEADGGSLPSEKIPSDT, from the coding sequence ATGACCTCGACGGTTGATGTTTCAGCGCTCACACGATTTCACAGCGTTGCGGCCGAGAAGGTCGTGGCTCATGTGCGCCAGCTCATCGAGCACGGCGGGTTGAAGCCGGGCGATCGCTTGCCGGCGGAGCGCGAGCTCGCTGTGCACATCGGCGTGAGTCGGCCAAGTGTGCGGGCGGGGTTGCGCGCGCTCGCGGCGATGGGTGTTGTGCAGTCTCGTCACGGCGCCGGAACATTCATTCGTGGTGGGCCACCGATGCTGGGAAGCGAGCCGCTGAGCTTTCTCGCGGCGCTGCACGGTTTCACGCCCACGGAGATGTTCGAGGCGCGGCGCGTGCTGGAGGTCGGCGTCGCCGGTCTTGCGGCTGAGCGCGCCACGGGGGATCAGCTCGCGACGATTGCCGAGGAGATCACCGGCATGTACGCGTCGATGGACGACAAGCAAGCGTTCCTCGTCCACGACATCCGTTTTCATCGCGCGGTCGCGACCTCCTCGGGCAATCCGATTCTGGCGTCGCTCGTGGAGATGGTCTCCGCCTTGTTCTATGAGCACCGGCGGCAGACTGCCGGCCGGGCGCACGGTCCGCAGCTCAAGGAGGCGGCGGACCTGCATCGCACGATTTATCAGGCGTTGCGGGCGCACGATCCGGACCGCGCGCGCAATGCAATGGACAGGCACTTGCGCACGTCGCGGGAGCGGCTGCTCGCCGAAGACACGAGCGGGGAACCAGCCAACGGCGGACCCGAGGCCGCAGCGGAGGCAGACGGCGGGAGTTTACCGTCAGAGAAGATACCATCAGACACGTAG
- a CDS encoding FAD-binding protein → MEETRKLASSIHPGSGAWDVIIVGSGAAGGMAAFQLATAGVKVLLLEAGRMIDGQKEYRTMEWPYASLRRGRLPEGERPIAVAEYNMYDRPYGNHPEFAPYKKLMSYAGSTFTRNWVVNEKEHPTTGTPFAWVRARILGGKTNFWGRGALRYGPLEFKAASHDGYDVDWPISYEDVKPYYDRVDELLGCSGTKEGLMQVPDGIFQRPSKLNCVEVHFKRAIAKLDRHYIPGRAGVTTDGVLSKYRARCMGRGRCGRGCDLNASFHSPTALIYPARDSGHLTVRPQSIVSEVLFDEATNKAAGVRVIDGVSRDVMDFKARVVILGAGALESTRILLNSRSRRYPNGLGNSSGVLGCYLSEHLMGIGGSGYIPIRKGTAPTLDDGRPVAPYVPRFRNLTDRHPRFIRGYHFQGGGGCAEYPAMAHEIEGFGSAFKEQVREWYPAPISLGGFGEVLPRKENRVLLDPEVKDAWGIPVLRFDYRFGDNEMKMVEDMAEQIEEMLTVAGAENIQVRREPLPPGWSIHEIGTARMGEDPKTSVTDKFCRLHDVSNVYLADAAPFVSGGTQNTTWSILAMCWRTMDFLKEEMKRGDI, encoded by the coding sequence ATGGAAGAGACGCGCAAGCTCGCCTCTTCCATCCATCCGGGCTCAGGCGCATGGGATGTCATTATCGTGGGCTCCGGTGCCGCCGGGGGCATGGCGGCGTTCCAGCTCGCCACGGCGGGCGTCAAGGTGCTGCTCCTCGAGGCCGGGCGGATGATCGACGGTCAAAAGGAGTACCGCACGATGGAGTGGCCGTACGCGTCGCTGCGACGCGGCCGCTTACCCGAGGGCGAGCGGCCCATCGCCGTGGCCGAGTACAACATGTACGACCGGCCGTACGGGAATCATCCGGAGTTCGCACCGTACAAGAAGTTGATGTCGTACGCCGGGAGCACCTTCACGCGCAATTGGGTGGTGAACGAGAAGGAGCACCCGACAACCGGGACGCCGTTTGCGTGGGTTCGGGCGCGGATCCTCGGTGGCAAGACGAACTTCTGGGGCCGTGGCGCCTTGCGCTATGGCCCGCTCGAGTTCAAGGCTGCGAGTCACGACGGGTACGACGTCGACTGGCCGATCTCCTACGAGGACGTCAAGCCGTACTACGACAGGGTCGACGAGTTGCTCGGATGTTCGGGCACGAAGGAAGGGCTCATGCAGGTGCCGGACGGTATCTTCCAGCGTCCGTCGAAGCTCAACTGCGTCGAAGTGCACTTCAAGCGCGCTATCGCGAAGCTCGACCGCCACTACATCCCCGGACGCGCGGGTGTGACGACCGATGGCGTTCTCAGTAAGTACCGCGCGCGCTGCATGGGGCGGGGGCGCTGCGGCCGCGGGTGCGACCTCAACGCATCGTTCCACTCGCCCACGGCGCTGATCTATCCGGCGCGCGACAGCGGGCATCTGACCGTTCGTCCACAGTCGATCGTGTCGGAAGTGCTTTTCGACGAGGCCACCAACAAGGCAGCCGGCGTCCGCGTGATCGATGGGGTGTCGCGCGATGTCATGGACTTCAAGGCGCGTGTTGTCATCCTTGGCGCCGGCGCCCTCGAGTCCACACGTATTCTGCTCAACTCGCGGTCGCGCCGTTACCCGAACGGATTGGGCAACTCGTCGGGCGTCCTCGGCTGCTATCTCAGCGAGCATCTCATGGGCATCGGGGGAAGCGGGTACATTCCCATTCGGAAGGGCACGGCGCCGACGCTGGACGATGGGCGGCCAGTGGCGCCGTATGTGCCGCGCTTTCGGAACCTCACGGACCGCCACCCGCGCTTCATCCGGGGCTATCACTTTCAGGGTGGCGGTGGCTGCGCCGAGTATCCCGCCATGGCGCATGAGATCGAGGGGTTCGGCTCTGCGTTCAAGGAGCAAGTGCGCGAGTGGTATCCGGCGCCCATCAGCCTGGGCGGGTTCGGTGAGGTGTTGCCGCGCAAAGAGAATCGTGTGCTGTTGGATCCGGAGGTGAAGGACGCGTGGGGCATTCCGGTGCTGCGCTTCGACTACCGGTTCGGCGACAACGAGATGAAGATGGTCGAGGACATGGCGGAGCAGATCGAAGAGATGTTGACAGTGGCTGGAGCCGAGAACATCCAGGTTCGTCGCGAGCCGCTGCCGCCTGGCTGGTCGATTCACGAGATCGGGACCGCGCGCATGGGCGAGGATCCCAAGACGTCGGTCACCGACAAGTTCTGTCGACTGCACGACGTCTCGAACGTCTACCTCGCGGACGCGGCGCCGTTCGTCTCGGGTGGCACGCAGAACACCACTTGGTCTATCCTCGCCATGTGCTGGCGGACGATGGACTTCCTCAAGGAAGAGATGAAGCGAGGAGACATATGA
- a CDS encoding TIM barrel protein produces the protein MTVKAFEPKYMKVGILTAALQELTPRDVRDADPDRAIEDWVAFAHDLGVDYIQLSAALHPSQADVPPEAMLDPVANTLDLRQPFTKGRASRVQAALDAHKIGISEVGYFDNMLHPDAALLKKKHDFMRRVFEACELLGVEAVCGFVGRNFDQSMDQDLRDFEESFIPLLKEAKARGLIYRVEQCPMPGWTTGDSFHNNIAYTPGAWIALHRICERHGVGDQFRIHYDPSHAILMGQDTRSIFQYLKDEGYEFLIGGFHVKGQVIDAVGVSAWGYGGQTLERGDWVNGQPSTNPADQLNAWKKQIVLCEHELPGTARHDPLAYLQNRTVDWLDHQVAARELLKLDVSETFLIVEHEYPKARIQDRERVAPILKGSVAFVRAIDRAAAAMYALQHEVLQAQGIPVQGIGRQAYRS, from the coding sequence ATGACGGTGAAAGCGTTCGAACCGAAGTACATGAAGGTTGGCATCCTCACGGCGGCGTTGCAGGAGCTCACGCCGCGCGACGTTCGCGACGCGGATCCGGATCGCGCTATCGAAGACTGGGTGGCGTTCGCGCATGACCTCGGTGTGGACTACATCCAACTGTCCGCGGCGCTGCATCCCTCGCAGGCCGACGTGCCGCCTGAAGCCATGCTCGATCCGGTGGCCAACACACTCGACCTACGGCAGCCATTCACGAAGGGACGCGCAAGCCGTGTGCAGGCTGCGCTCGACGCGCACAAGATCGGCATCTCGGAAGTCGGCTATTTCGACAACATGCTCCACCCAGATGCGGCGCTTCTCAAGAAGAAGCATGACTTCATGCGCCGTGTATTCGAGGCGTGCGAGCTGCTCGGCGTGGAGGCCGTCTGCGGCTTCGTTGGTCGCAACTTCGACCAGAGCATGGACCAGGACTTGCGCGACTTCGAGGAGAGCTTCATACCGCTTCTGAAGGAGGCGAAGGCGCGGGGGCTGATCTATCGCGTCGAACAGTGTCCGATGCCGGGCTGGACGACGGGCGATAGCTTTCACAACAATATTGCGTACACGCCGGGGGCGTGGATCGCCCTCCATCGGATCTGCGAGCGGCACGGCGTCGGCGACCAGTTCCGTATTCATTACGATCCGTCGCATGCCATCTTGATGGGCCAGGATACGCGCTCGATCTTTCAATATCTCAAAGACGAAGGGTACGAGTTCCTGATTGGCGGCTTTCACGTCAAGGGGCAGGTCATCGACGCCGTGGGGGTCTCGGCGTGGGGCTACGGCGGACAGACGCTCGAGCGTGGAGACTGGGTGAACGGCCAGCCATCCACGAATCCGGCGGATCAGCTGAACGCCTGGAAGAAACAGATCGTCTTGTGCGAGCACGAGCTCCCAGGCACGGCGCGTCACGACCCGCTCGCGTACTTGCAGAACCGCACCGTCGACTGGTTGGATCATCAAGTGGCGGCACGTGAGCTCCTGAAGCTCGACGTTTCCGAGACCTTCCTGATCGTCGAGCACGAGTACCCCAAGGCACGCATTCAAGACCGCGAGCGCGTCGCGCCGATCCTGAAAGGGTCGGTTGCGTTCGTCCGCGCGATCGATCGAGCGGCGGCGGCAATGTACGCGTTGCAGCACGAGGTCCTGCAGGCGCAGGGCATTCCCGTGCAAGGAATTGGCCGGCAAGCCTATCGGTCCTAG